In Acidobacteriota bacterium, a genomic segment contains:
- a CDS encoding YbjN domain-containing protein: MKKTGSLSLALLLTLVCAVAVPAQTNSQTATATAADKAAQAKVVQLLEASGQAYAKAKEGVWVVKFKGNQLPEISVVTIYSQGMLIFVSTAAEKAEIKTSPELLQKLLTLNDDLDRVKVGLDNKDGDIFVRIDLSLRVVDQQEFNANLDQISAAVDETYAALKPFLLAPKKPVK, encoded by the coding sequence ATGAAAAAAACAGGTTCCCTCTCACTCGCCTTACTGCTGACGTTGGTTTGTGCTGTCGCCGTGCCAGCGCAAACCAACTCGCAAACTGCAACTGCCACAGCAGCGGACAAGGCTGCGCAAGCCAAAGTCGTGCAACTGCTCGAAGCCTCTGGTCAGGCCTATGCCAAGGCCAAAGAGGGCGTTTGGGTGGTGAAATTCAAAGGCAATCAATTGCCCGAAATTTCGGTCGTCACCATTTATTCGCAGGGCATGCTCATCTTCGTTTCGACGGCGGCGGAAAAGGCTGAGATCAAGACTTCGCCGGAACTGCTGCAAAAATTGTTGACCCTCAATGACGACCTCGACCGCGTCAAAGTCGGGCTGGACAACAAAGACGGCGACATCTTTGTGCGCATTGATCTGAGCTTGCGCGTCGTTGACCAGCAGGAATTCAACGCCAACCTCGATCAGATTTCGGCGGCGGTGGATGAGACCTACGCGGCGCTCAAACCGTTCCTGCTCGCGCCGAAAAAGCCTGTCAAATAA
- a CDS encoding type II toxin-antitoxin system VapC family toxin has translation MKLLLDTQILIWADEQPQRIPGHLRAVLQPGLNQWVLSIASVWELQIKTQIGKLHLQNPLPLLLASQQQTNRLQLLPIQLPNVLALENLPFHHKDPFDRLLIAQAIAENLTLVSVDPVFSAYSVNLLN, from the coding sequence ATGAAACTGCTGTTAGACACGCAAATCCTGATCTGGGCGGACGAACAACCCCAGCGCATTCCCGGCCATTTGCGAGCGGTTTTACAGCCCGGCCTGAATCAATGGGTGTTGAGCATCGCCAGCGTTTGGGAGTTGCAGATCAAAACGCAAATTGGCAAGCTACATTTACAGAACCCGTTGCCGCTGTTGCTGGCGAGCCAGCAACAAACCAATCGCTTACAGCTTTTGCCGATTCAATTACCCAACGTTCTCGCCCTGGAAAATTTGCCGTTTCATCACAAAGACCCGTTTGACCGGCTGCTGATTGCACAAGCAATCGCCGAAAACTTGACATTGGTCAGCGTTGATCCGGTGTTTTCCGCTTACTCTGTCAACTTGTTGAACTAA
- a CDS encoding type II toxin-antitoxin system Phd/YefM family antitoxin encodes MTRTINVQEAQTQLSALLALARNGEEIILTEADKPVARLVPMLEEAPAKNGEPPAHILGLHQNGQSWMSEDFNAPLPDEFWLGEA; translated from the coding sequence ATGACGCGCACGATCAACGTACAAGAAGCACAAACGCAATTGAGCGCCTTACTCGCTTTGGCGCGGAATGGCGAAGAGATCATTCTGACGGAAGCCGACAAGCCAGTGGCGCGGTTAGTGCCGATGCTTGAGGAAGCACCAGCCAAAAATGGTGAGCCGCCCGCGCACATTCTGGGACTTCATCAGAACGGCCAGAGTTGGATGAGCGAGGATTTCAATGCTCCGTTGCCGGACGAGTTCTGGTTAGGAGAAGCATGA
- a CDS encoding lipid-binding SYLF domain-containing protein, which translates to MHLNRIVYLLVILLGVSLSTATALAQLSTYEERERTQKAAKAFQEIMSAPDQAIPYEILERAKCVAVFPSVKKAGFVIGGQYGKGLISCRRDDGGSWGAPVFFTIGGGSFGLQIGGQAVDLVLVIMNQGGVEGLLKDKFEIGAGAAASAGPVGRNASASTDALLRAQILSYSRSRGLFAGLELKGAVIAPDKQANEEVYGKQVSTREVLLEGKARTPKGIQIFPQMLQKFSTK; encoded by the coding sequence ATGCACTTGAACCGAATCGTCTATTTGCTCGTCATTTTGCTTGGCGTTTCACTCAGCACGGCCACGGCGTTGGCGCAACTCTCAACCTATGAGGAACGCGAACGCACGCAAAAAGCCGCCAAGGCGTTTCAGGAAATCATGTCCGCGCCCGATCAAGCCATCCCTTATGAAATTCTCGAACGTGCCAAATGCGTCGCTGTTTTCCCCTCGGTCAAAAAGGCCGGCTTCGTCATCGGCGGCCAGTACGGCAAAGGCCTGATTAGTTGCCGGCGCGACGACGGCGGTTCGTGGGGCGCGCCCGTGTTTTTCACCATCGGCGGGGGCAGCTTCGGCTTGCAAATTGGCGGGCAGGCGGTGGATTTGGTGCTGGTGATTATGAATCAGGGCGGCGTCGAAGGCCTGCTCAAAGACAAATTTGAAATTGGTGCGGGCGCGGCGGCTTCGGCGGGGCCGGTGGGACGCAACGCCTCGGCCTCGACCGATGCACTGTTGCGCGCACAGATTCTCTCGTATTCGCGCAGCCGTGGGCTGTTTGCCGGTTTGGAACTCAAAGGCGCGGTCATCGCGCCCGACAAGCAGGCGAATGAAGAGGTTTATGGCAAGCAAGTGAGCACGCGCGAGGTGTTGCTCGAAGGCAAAGCGCGCACGCCGAAAGGCATTCAGATTTTTCCGCAGATGTTGCAGAAATTTTCAACCAAGTGA
- a CDS encoding zinc ribbon domain-containing protein: MAAVLTPQTQHFDQTQAARTATASEDRLHAFEQFTLVPMTAGDIIDRAVRLYRQHFLVFLRIVLAPSLIAYAGGILWAIGLRNFSFERGDQRILLSLALLGGGGVLWLIGKALFLMLLGGASRILVWHFFDGTPLRARDAFQAVRERRWSLLGATVLVAILLLTVLMLVYTVGSFALFFYIMFALWLLSGLPQWVQGVFHFLFGTVIVAGGVLLLLLTYARVVCVPQAMMVEGKNVFAAITRSFQLAGGETKRIAALVLFQFCVAASLYWLLMIPLGWYGYWHGVEISLFNAHAPLWFSIAQQTLAQVGEILIAPIVLLGFTLLYLDTRVRKEGFDVELLANRVLPAADYTPKPVPVTEHQVREITWDETLPVTEPPLATESAFDYPSGEFAEVVPLTNALGEALAQPVSVVAEEPRGLRFCPACGTPAEPQRLFCSSCGIRF; the protein is encoded by the coding sequence ATGGCGGCAGTCTTGACTCCCCAGACACAACACTTCGACCAGACCCAGGCGGCGCGCACCGCTACCGCATCTGAAGACCGTCTGCACGCCTTTGAGCAGTTCACGCTCGTGCCCATGACCGCTGGCGACATCATTGATCGCGCCGTGCGGCTGTACCGGCAACATTTTCTGGTCTTCCTGCGCATCGTGTTGGCGCCTAGCCTGATCGCCTATGCGGGCGGCATTCTGTGGGCCATCGGCCTGCGCAATTTTTCGTTTGAACGCGGCGACCAGCGCATTTTGTTGTCGCTGGCGCTGCTCGGCGGCGGCGGCGTATTGTGGCTGATTGGCAAGGCGCTGTTTCTGATGTTGCTAGGCGGCGCTTCGCGGATCTTGGTTTGGCACTTTTTTGACGGAACGCCGTTGCGCGCACGCGACGCTTTTCAGGCGGTGCGCGAACGCCGCTGGAGCCTGTTGGGCGCGACGGTGCTGGTGGCGATCTTGCTGCTGACGGTGCTGATGCTGGTTTACACGGTGGGTTCGTTCGCGCTGTTCTTTTACATCATGTTCGCGCTGTGGCTGCTCAGCGGCTTGCCGCAGTGGGTGCAGGGTGTCTTTCATTTTCTGTTCGGCACCGTGATCGTGGCGGGCGGTGTGCTGCTGCTGTTGCTGACTTACGCGCGCGTGGTTTGCGTGCCGCAAGCGATGATGGTCGAGGGCAAGAACGTTTTCGCCGCCATCACGCGCAGCTTTCAACTGGCGGGCGGCGAAACCAAACGCATCGCCGCGCTCGTGTTGTTTCAGTTTTGCGTGGCGGCTTCGTTGTACTGGCTGCTAATGATTCCACTGGGCTGGTATGGCTATTGGCACGGCGTGGAAATCAGCCTATTCAACGCGCACGCGCCGCTCTGGTTCAGCATCGCGCAGCAGACGCTGGCACAAGTGGGCGAAATCCTCATCGCGCCGATTGTCCTGCTGGGCTTCACGCTGTTGTATCTGGACACGCGCGTGCGCAAGGAAGGTTTTGATGTCGAACTGCTGGCCAATCGCGTGTTGCCAGCGGCGGACTACACGCCCAAGCCGGTGCCCGTGACTGAACATCAGGTGCGGGAAATCACCTGGGACGAAACACTGCCAGTGACCGAACCACCGTTGGCGACGGAAAGCGCGTTTGACTACCCGTCAGGCGAATTTGCCGAAGTCGTACCACTGACCAACGCGCTGGGCGAAGCCCTGGCCCAGCCTGTTTCCGTGGTGGCAGAAGAACCGCGCGGGCTGCGTTTCTGCCCAGCCTGTGGCACACCGGCTGAGCCGCAACGGTTGTTCTGTTCAAGTTGTGGCATACGTTTTTGA
- a CDS encoding DUF4129 domain-containing protein produces the protein MTRKLQRITAWLVCLCALSLLTHANTPLTDYRQRVARAAELAQTIAKQAPATDAQLAQLQTLKQWLPAQEEIEASGQSVRVDNAWVHAALNTLRTEPAAQAAQLAELADRLAALQQRLADPDSGGNLAAQAPHDRLTRILSQPEYRQEQQQQESTIKQWITKILRKVQAWFRKLFSASPKAQPSQFTLNLTRLLIGGLFLLALLYALYKFFRWFGTRKRRQATESSPREILGEVIGETATTEDLLDAARALAAQGDYRGAIRRAYIALLFELEQRGKLRLHRAHTNRDYLDALRYEALLYPTFVALTRMFERIWYGHANATEFDFEGFLTGYREAVGGE, from the coding sequence TTGACCCGAAAACTACAACGCATCACGGCTTGGCTGGTTTGCCTCTGTGCACTTTCACTGTTGACGCACGCCAACACGCCGTTGACTGACTACCGCCAGCGTGTCGCCCGCGCCGCTGAACTTGCCCAGACCATCGCCAAGCAGGCGCCCGCCACCGACGCACAGCTCGCGCAGTTGCAAACGCTCAAACAATGGCTGCCCGCGCAGGAAGAGATCGAAGCGTCCGGCCAATCCGTGCGCGTGGACAACGCCTGGGTGCACGCAGCGCTGAACACGCTGCGCACGGAACCCGCCGCGCAAGCCGCGCAACTGGCCGAACTGGCTGACCGGCTGGCGGCCTTGCAACAACGCCTGGCCGATCCCGACAGCGGCGGCAACCTTGCTGCCCAAGCACCGCACGACCGGCTCACCCGCATCCTGTCGCAACCGGAATACCGGCAGGAACAGCAGCAGCAGGAATCCACGATCAAACAATGGATTACCAAGATATTGCGCAAAGTACAGGCGTGGTTCCGCAAACTGTTCAGCGCCAGCCCCAAAGCACAGCCGAGCCAGTTCACGCTCAACCTGACGCGGCTGCTGATCGGCGGTCTATTTTTGTTGGCCTTGCTTTATGCCCTGTACAAATTCTTCCGCTGGTTCGGCACGCGCAAACGCCGCCAAGCGACCGAATCCAGCCCGCGCGAAATTCTGGGCGAAGTGATCGGCGAAACCGCGACCACCGAAGATTTGCTGGACGCGGCCCGCGCCCTGGCCGCGCAAGGCGATTATCGCGGCGCGATTCGGCGCGCTTACATCGCGCTGCTGTTCGAACTGGAACAGCGCGGCAAGCTGCGGCTGCACCGTGCCCACACCAATCGCGACTACCTCGACGCGCTGCGCTACGAAGCGTTGCTTTATCCCACCTTCGTCGCGCTCACGCGCATGTTCGAGCGCATCTGGTACGGCCACGCCAACGCCACCGAATTCGATTTTGAAGGCTTCCTGACAGGTTATCGGGAAGCGGTTGGGGGAGAGTAG